A section of the Clostridium felsineum DSM 794 genome encodes:
- a CDS encoding ribonucleoside-diphosphate reductase subunit alpha: MVDFKKLCKEALKAIKDDENIYNEERLMGVLKHIVRDDMKEEEQIKSVIQVCLELTKVDEPKWLEGAARLYVMNLYNQVKKNRGISKEDPYENFYAFITELTNEGLYGEYILENYSREDIHELEKFIKRDRDFLFTYSGIKLLSERYLIQNFERKVLELPQQMFMGIAMHLAIPEKKEERVYFAKRFYDVLSSLKATMATPTMSNARKPFYQLSSCFIDTVHDSLKGIYKSLDNFANVSKFGGGMGVYFGKVRSMGASIRGFKGASGGVVPWVKLFNDTAIAVDQLGVRNGSVAVWLDAWHKDLPEFMQLRTNNGDDRKKAHDVFPGICYPDLFWRLAEENIDANWYMMCPHEINLVKGYNLEDFYGQEWERRYFDCVEDDRIQKRVMSVKDMVRLIIKSAAETGTPFAFYRDAANKMNPNKHKGMIYSSNLCTEIMQNMSPMEILEDEIVDENGDKIIVQKIKSGDFVVCNLSSIVLGNVDVNNDEELQYVVETQIRAMDNVIDLNYYSVPFAEVTNKKYRGIGLGTSGYHHMLTNNKVAFTSEEHFDFADRIYEKINYYAIKASTNIAREKGRYDYFEGSDWENGDYFKLRGYASNEWKELKEEVKKYGMRNGYIMAVAPNGSTATIAGTSEGIDPVMSRFWMEEKKGSITPKIAPNLSKENFWFYNSAYNIEQKLCIKINGIRQRHIDQSQSFNLYITTDYTMRQIMNLYIEAYKAGVKSIYYVRSKSLTVDDCDSCSA; the protein is encoded by the coding sequence ATGGTTGATTTTAAAAAATTGTGCAAGGAAGCTTTAAAGGCTATTAAGGATGATGAAAATATATATAATGAAGAAAGACTTATGGGAGTACTTAAACATATAGTTCGTGATGACATGAAAGAAGAAGAACAGATTAAATCTGTGATTCAAGTATGTTTAGAATTAACTAAAGTTGATGAACCAAAATGGCTTGAAGGTGCAGCTAGACTTTATGTCATGAATTTATATAACCAAGTTAAAAAAAATAGAGGTATATCTAAAGAAGATCCTTATGAGAACTTTTATGCTTTTATTACAGAACTAACTAATGAAGGTCTTTATGGGGAGTACATATTGGAAAATTACTCTAGAGAAGACATACATGAACTTGAGAAATTTATTAAAAGAGATAGGGATTTTTTATTTACATATAGTGGAATAAAGCTTCTTTCTGAAAGATATTTGATACAAAATTTTGAGAGAAAGGTACTTGAACTTCCACAGCAAATGTTTATGGGAATAGCTATGCATCTTGCCATTCCTGAGAAAAAAGAAGAAAGAGTTTACTTTGCAAAAAGATTTTATGATGTTTTAAGTTCTCTTAAGGCTACTATGGCTACACCAACTATGTCCAATGCAAGAAAACCGTTTTACCAATTAAGTTCTTGTTTTATAGATACTGTTCATGATAGCCTAAAGGGAATATATAAATCACTTGATAACTTTGCCAATGTTTCTAAATTCGGTGGTGGAATGGGAGTGTATTTTGGAAAGGTAAGGTCTATGGGAGCTTCAATAAGGGGATTTAAAGGAGCATCAGGAGGAGTTGTACCTTGGGTTAAGCTTTTCAATGATACAGCAATAGCAGTAGATCAGCTTGGAGTTAGAAATGGAAGTGTGGCAGTTTGGTTAGACGCGTGGCACAAAGATTTACCTGAATTTATGCAGCTTAGAACCAACAATGGAGATGATAGAAAAAAGGCGCATGATGTATTTCCAGGAATATGTTACCCAGATCTTTTTTGGAGACTTGCTGAGGAAAATATAGATGCAAATTGGTACATGATGTGTCCTCATGAAATAAATTTAGTTAAAGGATATAATTTAGAAGACTTTTATGGACAAGAATGGGAAAGAAGATATTTCGATTGTGTTGAAGATGATAGAATACAAAAAAGAGTAATGTCAGTTAAAGATATGGTAAGACTTATTATAAAAAGTGCAGCTGAAACAGGAACACCATTTGCATTTTATAGAGATGCTGCAAATAAGATGAATCCTAATAAGCACAAAGGAATGATATATTCTTCAAATTTATGTACAGAGATAATGCAGAATATGAGTCCTATGGAAATATTAGAGGACGAAATTGTAGATGAAAATGGAGATAAAATAATAGTACAAAAGATTAAATCAGGGGATTTTGTAGTATGTAATCTTTCTTCAATTGTCCTTGGTAATGTAGATGTAAATAACGATGAGGAGCTTCAATACGTGGTAGAAACTCAAATAAGGGCTATGGATAATGTAATTGACCTTAATTATTATTCAGTACCTTTTGCAGAGGTTACAAATAAAAAATATAGAGGAATAGGACTCGGAACAAGCGGATATCATCACATGCTTACTAATAACAAAGTAGCCTTTACCAGTGAAGAACATTTTGATTTTGCAGATAGGATTTATGAAAAAATCAATTATTACGCTATAAAGGCATCTACTAATATTGCAAGAGAAAAAGGTAGATACGATTATTTTGAAGGTTCTGACTGGGAAAATGGAGATTATTTTAAGCTAAGGGGTTATGCTTCTAATGAGTGGAAGGAATTAAAAGAAGAAGTTAAAAAATACGGAATGAGAAATGGTTATATTATGGCAGTTGCCCCTAATGGATCTACAGCTACTATTGCAGGAACCTCGGAAGGAATAGATCCAGTTATGTCTAGATTTTGGATGGAAGAGAAGAAGGGTAGTATAACGCCAAAGATAGCACCAAATCTTTCTAAAGAGAATTTTTGGTTTTATAATTCAGCTTACAATATAGAACAAAAGCTTTGCATTAAGATAAATGGTATAAGACAAAGACATATAGATCAATCACAATCCTTTAACCTTTACATAACTACAGATTATACTATGAGACAAATTATGAACTTGTATATAGAAGCATATAAGGCTGGTGTTAAGAGCATATATTATGTTAGGTCAAAATCTTTAACAGTTGATGATTGTGATAGCTGTTCGGCATAG
- a CDS encoding ribonucleotide-diphosphate reductase subunit beta — protein sequence MAINRRPLFNEYGDTETSKKRIVNGNTTNLNDFNNMKYTWVSDWYRQGMNNFWIPEEINLSQDLKDYSKLTDSEREAYDKILSFLIFLDSVQTANLGNINDYITASEVNLCLTIQAFQEAVHSQSYSYMLDTICSPEKRNEILFQWKEDEVLLSRNKFIGDIYNKFVENPNEENFLKAIMGNYVLEGIYFYSGFMFFYNLERNGKMPGSAQEIRYINRDENTHLWLFRNIIKELQREEPEMFTEAIKKELSDMIKIGVENEITWGHYVIGDNVQGINKSLIEDYIKYLGNKRLEAIGFEPIYKGYDKNPASWVDIYADANSVKTDFFEAKSTAYAKASTLVDDL from the coding sequence GTGGCAATAAATAGAAGACCTTTATTCAATGAGTATGGAGATACAGAGACCAGTAAAAAAAGAATAGTGAATGGTAATACAACAAATTTAAATGATTTTAACAACATGAAATATACCTGGGTTTCGGATTGGTATAGGCAGGGTATGAACAATTTTTGGATACCAGAAGAAATAAATCTTTCACAGGATTTAAAGGATTATTCAAAGCTTACAGATAGTGAAAGAGAAGCTTACGATAAAATACTTTCTTTTTTAATATTTTTAGATTCTGTACAAACAGCTAATTTAGGAAATATAAATGATTATATAACTGCAAGTGAAGTGAATTTATGTCTTACAATCCAGGCTTTTCAAGAAGCGGTACATTCACAAAGCTATAGTTATATGCTAGATACGATATGTTCTCCTGAAAAAAGAAATGAGATATTATTTCAATGGAAGGAAGATGAAGTGCTTCTTTCAAGAAATAAATTCATAGGGGATATATATAACAAATTTGTTGAAAATCCTAATGAAGAAAATTTTTTAAAGGCTATAATGGGTAACTATGTACTTGAAGGGATTTATTTTTATTCTGGTTTTATGTTCTTTTATAATTTAGAGAGAAATGGAAAAATGCCGGGTTCAGCCCAAGAGATAAGATACATTAACAGGGACGAAAATACTCATTTGTGGCTTTTTAGAAATATAATAAAGGAACTTCAAAGGGAAGAACCAGAGATGTTCACAGAAGCTATTAAAAAAGAACTCAGTGATATGATTAAGATAGGTGTAGAAAATGAAATAACCTGGGGACATTATGTAATAGGTGATAATGTTCAGGGAATAAATAAAAGCTTAATTGAGGATTACATAAAATATTTGGGAAATAAAAGGCTTGAGGCAATTGGCTTTGAACCAATATACAAAGGCTATGATAAAAATCCAGCCTCTTGGGTTGATATTTATGCTGATGCAAACTCAGTTAAAACAGACTTTTTTGAAGCTAAATCAACAGCTTATGCAAAAGCTAGCACTTTAGTAGATGATTTGTAA
- a CDS encoding leucine-rich repeat domain-containing protein, whose amino-acid sequence MKKFKLKCLIAAFVCLASVSALNNANTVKADTNDTSVGVTYDAHVQNIGWQNPWAKDGSEAGTDGQALRVEALKIKLVNAPAGAKISYQTHVQNVGWQNWVSDGIEAGTDGKALRVEAIKIKLENMPDYSIQYQAHVENVGWQDWVSDGAEAGTNGKGLRVEAIRIKLVKKVHPDSISLNKTTDTLKVGDTDTLKASFNPDNTTNKDLTWTSSNSNIVSVDNSGNIKALANGTASITATSNDGQRTASCFVTVGEVSPGVQYQTHVENIGWQAPVSDGIEAGTEGKSLRVEALKINLVNAPADAKIVYQTHVQNIGWQNWVENGNEAGTDGKALRVEALKIKLQNMPGYSIQYQAYIQNLGWQNWVSDGAEAGTDGQNLRIEAIKIKLIKPAAVDSVSLNKTTDTLNIGDSDTLSATVNPSSVPNKAVSWASSDSSIVSVDANGKITANKAGTSTITATSVDGNKAASCTVNVNDKSVVTFKDPCLETAVRDALKKPSGPIYSAEVANITSLNASGGAIARYTNMASLDGIQYLTNLQELSLANNQLTDISAIKDLKNLKTLDLRNTPITDISPIKDLTSLTSLLLDDCNIKDISPIRNLTNLQSLSMNKCGLSNITALSELKNLQSLDLAYNNNISNFNTLASLPNLSRLNLEYCNFSDTAPLINSKNLQSLYLSNNKITDLYFIKNLINLKSLNINDNQISDISPIQNLTNLNDLDLMSNNISDISSIKGLTNLKTLSVSHNQIKDISPATNLINLVCLDVSDNPISDITPLKSMTNLQTLFIFIDISKSDLNALKAALPKCTINYGF is encoded by the coding sequence TTGAAGAAATTTAAGCTAAAATGCCTTATTGCTGCATTTGTATGTCTAGCATCCGTTTCTGCTCTAAATAATGCAAATACAGTTAAGGCAGATACTAATGACACAAGTGTAGGTGTAACCTATGATGCTCATGTACAAAATATTGGATGGCAAAATCCTTGGGCTAAAGATGGCTCTGAAGCTGGTACTGATGGTCAAGCTCTTCGTGTTGAAGCTCTTAAAATCAAACTTGTAAACGCTCCAGCTGGTGCTAAAATAAGCTATCAAACTCACGTACAGAATGTTGGTTGGCAAAATTGGGTTTCTGATGGTATAGAGGCTGGTACTGATGGTAAGGCTCTTCGCGTTGAAGCCATTAAAATCAAACTTGAAAATATGCCTGATTATTCTATTCAATATCAAGCTCATGTTGAAAATGTTGGTTGGCAGGATTGGGTTTCCGATGGTGCTGAAGCTGGTACTAATGGAAAAGGCCTTCGTGTTGAGGCTATCAGAATCAAATTAGTAAAAAAGGTTCATCCTGATTCTATTTCTCTTAACAAAACTACAGACACTTTAAAAGTTGGAGATACTGATACTTTAAAAGCGTCCTTCAATCCAGATAATACAACAAACAAGGATTTGACTTGGACTTCTTCCAATTCTAATATAGTTTCTGTAGATAATAGCGGAAATATTAAAGCACTAGCTAATGGTACTGCAAGTATAACTGCTACATCAAATGATGGTCAAAGAACAGCTTCTTGTTTTGTTACTGTAGGCGAGGTTTCTCCTGGTGTACAATATCAAACACATGTTGAAAATATTGGTTGGCAAGCTCCAGTTAGTGATGGAATAGAGGCTGGTACCGAGGGTAAGTCTCTTAGAGTTGAAGCACTAAAAATAAATCTTGTCAATGCACCAGCAGATGCTAAAATAGTATATCAAACACACGTTCAAAATATTGGTTGGCAAAATTGGGTAGAAAACGGTAATGAAGCTGGTACTGATGGTAAAGCTCTTCGGGTTGAAGCTCTTAAAATCAAACTTCAAAATATGCCAGGCTATTCTATTCAGTATCAAGCATATATTCAAAATTTGGGCTGGCAAAATTGGGTTTCTGATGGCGCAGAAGCTGGTACCGATGGTCAAAATCTTAGAATAGAAGCTATAAAAATTAAACTTATTAAACCTGCAGCTGTAGATTCAGTTTCTTTAAATAAAACTACAGATACATTAAACATAGGTGATTCTGATACATTATCAGCTACTGTTAATCCAAGTAGTGTTCCTAATAAAGCTGTTTCTTGGGCTTCTTCAGATTCTAGCATAGTTTCTGTTGATGCTAATGGAAAAATAACTGCCAATAAAGCTGGTACTTCTACTATTACTGCTACATCTGTTGATGGAAATAAGGCAGCTTCTTGTACTGTAAATGTAAATGATAAATCTGTTGTTACTTTTAAAGATCCTTGCCTAGAAACGGCAGTAAGAGATGCATTAAAAAAACCTAGTGGTCCTATATATTCCGCTGAAGTTGCAAATATAACTTCCCTTAACGCTTCAGGTGGTGCTATAGCACGTTATACTAATATGGCTTCTTTAGACGGAATTCAGTATCTTACAAACCTTCAAGAATTAAGTCTTGCCAATAACCAGTTAACTGATATTAGTGCTATAAAAGATTTAAAAAACTTAAAAACCTTAGATTTACGCAATACTCCAATTACTGATATTTCTCCTATTAAGGATTTAACTTCTTTAACTAGTCTACTATTAGATGATTGTAATATTAAAGACATTAGTCCTATTAGGAACTTAACAAATTTACAATCTTTAAGCATGAATAAATGCGGACTTTCAAACATAACGGCTTTATCTGAATTAAAGAATTTACAATCACTGGACTTAGCTTACAATAACAATATTAGTAATTTTAATACTTTAGCAAGTTTACCTAATTTATCTAGACTTAATTTAGAGTATTGTAATTTTTCTGATACTGCACCTTTAATAAACTCAAAAAATTTACAATCACTTTATCTTAGTAATAATAAAATAACAGATCTATACTTTATAAAAAACCTGATTAATCTTAAATCTTTAAATATTAACGATAATCAAATTAGTGATATTAGTCCTATACAAAATTTAACTAACCTTAATGATTTGGATTTGATGTCAAATAATATTAGTGATATCAGCTCTATTAAAGGTTTAACTAATCTGAAAACTTTATCTGTATCCCATAACCAAATTAAGGATATTAGTCCTGCTACTAATTTAATTAATTTAGTTTGCCTAGATGTTTCAGATAATCCAATTAGTGATATTACACCTTTAAAAAGCATGACTAATTTACAAACTCTATTTATCTTTATTGATATAAGTAAATCGGACTTAAATGCTTTAAAAGCAGCTTTACCTAAATGCACTATTAATTACGGATTTTAA